Proteins from a single region of Belliella baltica DSM 15883:
- a CDS encoding aspartate aminotransferase family protein — MENIDLHTIDKKYYLPTFNRIPITFLKGSGSRLWDIENKEYIDMLAGIAVTNVGHCHPKVVKSIQDQAAELMHISNFFVSPMQVALSELLVKISKLDRVFFTNSGAESVEGAIKIARRYAHSIGRGGKIVSMQNSFHGRTLATIATGQPKYQEGFAPIPQGFVQVPFNDLDAIKAIVSEEIAGIIVEPIQGEGGIRPANKEYLEGLRKICDENNIALIFDEIQSGIGRTGNWFAKDHYGVQPDILTSAKGLGGGMPIGAFLCNEKIANAIQFGDHGTTFGGNPLAAAASMATLSAIVEENLTQAAKEKGDWLMKRLNELKEKFPVIKEVRGLGLMIGVELTEPALPYMQQLLKEGVVANATAVNVLRLVPALNISKTELNSFLKALEKVLKMKEGEKNGK, encoded by the coding sequence ATGGAAAATATAGATTTACACACCATAGACAAGAAGTATTACTTACCTACTTTCAACCGAATTCCAATCACTTTTTTGAAAGGTTCAGGAAGTAGGTTATGGGATATAGAAAACAAAGAATATATCGATATGCTCGCAGGAATTGCAGTGACGAATGTTGGTCATTGCCACCCAAAAGTGGTCAAATCTATTCAAGACCAAGCAGCTGAACTGATGCATATCAGTAATTTTTTTGTAAGCCCAATGCAAGTCGCACTATCGGAACTCTTGGTCAAGATCTCAAAATTAGACAGGGTTTTTTTCACAAATAGCGGTGCAGAATCTGTAGAAGGAGCGATCAAAATCGCACGTAGATATGCACATAGCATAGGCCGAGGTGGAAAGATTGTTTCTATGCAAAATTCATTTCACGGTAGAACGCTCGCTACAATCGCAACAGGTCAACCGAAATATCAAGAAGGGTTTGCTCCAATTCCACAAGGATTTGTACAAGTTCCTTTTAATGATTTGGACGCCATAAAAGCGATTGTTTCCGAAGAAATAGCTGGAATAATTGTAGAACCTATTCAAGGTGAAGGAGGGATCAGGCCTGCCAACAAAGAATATCTAGAAGGTTTGAGAAAAATTTGTGACGAAAACAACATTGCATTAATATTTGATGAGATTCAATCTGGTATTGGAAGAACAGGTAATTGGTTTGCCAAAGACCATTATGGAGTCCAACCTGATATTTTGACTTCTGCCAAAGGGCTTGGAGGTGGTATGCCTATCGGTGCATTTTTATGTAATGAAAAGATCGCCAATGCTATTCAATTTGGCGATCATGGAACTACTTTCGGCGGAAACCCGCTCGCAGCAGCTGCTTCTATGGCTACTCTTTCAGCAATAGTGGAAGAAAACCTCACACAAGCAGCTAAAGAAAAGGGGGATTGGCTGATGAAGCGACTTAATGAATTGAAGGAGAAATTTCCAGTGATCAAAGAAGTTAGAGGTTTAGGTTTGATGATCGGAGTAGAACTCACGGAACCGGCTCTGCCTTATATGCAGCAGCTTCTTAAGGAGGGAGTCGTTGCAAACGCAACCGCTGTAAATGTGCTTAGATTGGTTCCTGCACTAAATATAAGTAAAACTGAATTGAACTCATTTTTGAAGGCTTTAGAGAAGGTTTTAAAAATGAAGGAAGGAGAGAAAAATGGAAAATAA
- a CDS encoding ATP-dependent Clp protease adaptor ClpS — MNQQTQAHPELDEVEVLLEDLVDIEESDLVVFNDDVNTFEHVTKILIKVCNHTTEQAEQCTFIIHYKGKCAVKKGSIEKLKPMCQAILDAGIQAAIL; from the coding sequence ATGAATCAACAAACACAAGCGCATCCGGAGTTAGACGAAGTAGAAGTTTTACTAGAGGATTTGGTAGATATTGAGGAGAGTGACCTTGTTGTTTTCAATGACGATGTCAACACTTTCGAGCACGTTACCAAAATTCTTATCAAAGTATGTAATCATACTACAGAGCAAGCAGAGCAGTGCACTTTTATTATCCATTACAAAGGAAAGTGCGCTGTCAAAAAGGGGAGTATTGAGAAATTGAAGCCTATGTGTCAGGCAATCTTAGATGCAGGTATTCAAGCTGCCATTCTTTAA
- the argC gene encoding N-acetyl-gamma-glutamyl-phosphate reductase, translating into MENKKHKIAIVGATGFTGSELARLLCQHENVTIKHITSERHQGKLFSDLHAQFLGIIDQELESADVIKESELDVIFLALPHGVSMDFVKKWKHKKSKIIDLSGDFRLSTPEVYKNWYQKDHVFIEGFEHAVYGQPELFADQIKKSSLVANPGCYPTASILSLAPLISAGLIQEGSVIIDAKSGLTGAGIKANDTTHFSNVNENFKAYGIGIHRHTVEIEEQFSILGKSKVQVQFTPHLLPIDRGILATSYANTTRKLDQESLISMYTDFYKEKPFVRIRNSAPSIKDVRGSHYCDIFPFWDQRTDRVIAISAIDNLLKGAASQAVHNMNLMLGLDEKTGLEQTPLRP; encoded by the coding sequence ATGGAAAATAAAAAACATAAGATAGCTATCGTTGGTGCGACTGGGTTTACTGGTTCTGAACTCGCAAGACTTCTTTGTCAGCATGAAAATGTTACCATCAAACACATCACTTCAGAAAGACACCAAGGGAAGCTGTTCTCAGATTTACATGCTCAATTTTTAGGAATTATAGATCAAGAATTGGAAAGTGCTGATGTGATAAAAGAATCCGAACTTGATGTGATTTTCTTAGCCCTTCCTCACGGCGTGTCTATGGATTTTGTCAAAAAGTGGAAGCATAAGAAAAGTAAAATCATCGATTTATCTGGTGACTTCAGACTTTCTACACCAGAGGTTTACAAAAATTGGTACCAAAAAGACCACGTTTTCATAGAGGGTTTTGAACATGCTGTATATGGTCAGCCAGAATTATTTGCTGACCAAATCAAAAAAAGTAGTTTGGTTGCAAATCCAGGTTGCTATCCGACAGCATCTATTTTGAGCCTTGCTCCACTTATCTCAGCGGGTTTAATTCAAGAAGGTTCTGTCATCATTGATGCAAAATCGGGATTGACAGGAGCAGGTATAAAAGCGAATGACACCACGCATTTTTCAAATGTAAATGAAAACTTCAAAGCATATGGTATTGGAATTCATCGACATACAGTTGAAATTGAAGAGCAATTTTCAATTTTAGGAAAATCAAAAGTGCAAGTTCAATTTACCCCGCACTTATTGCCGATTGATAGGGGCATTTTAGCTACATCCTACGCAAACACTACTAGGAAACTTGATCAAGAAAGCTTAATTTCAATGTATACTGATTTTTACAAAGAAAAACCATTTGTCAGAATTCGAAATAGCGCTCCAAGTATCAAAGATGTTCGAGGAAGTCATTATTGTGATATTTTCCCCTTTTGGGATCAAAGAACAGATAGGGTAATCGCTATTTCCGCTATAGATAATTTACTCAAAGGAGCCGCAAGTCAAGCAGTTCACAACATGAATTTGATGCTTGGTTTAGATGAAAAAACAGGTTTAGAACAAACACCACTCAGACCTTAA
- a CDS encoding sodium:solute symporter — protein MDSNLVLVVITSYFALLFLISWFTSRNISKDTFFTGDRQSPWFLVAFGMIGASLSGVTFISVPGEVGNSNFNYFQVVMGYTLGYFVIAKVLLPLYYRLNLVSIYAYLENRFGFWSYKTGAFFFILSRTLGSSIRVFLVAGVLQLILFDQWGIPFWVSVLITVSLIWLYTHRGGIKTVVWTDTLQTFFMLAAVLVSIYLIGRDLGILTISEYINTVASDSRSEIFNWNWQSGQNFFKQFISGAFITIVMTGLDQDMMQKNLTCKNIGDAQKNMFWFTIILVFVNLLFLSLGVLLYLYAETHGIAIPTRSDDLYPLLATTEFTAFAGIVFVLGITAAAYSSADSTLTALTTSYCYDFLEIEKKYPKNEQVKLRKKVHLVFTAVMFFVILMFRWINDQSVINAVFVIAGYTYGPLLGLYAFGLFTKFQVKDKLVPYLAIVAPIITFLISQNSEKILWGYKFGFEALILNGLLMYLGLFLIRKK, from the coding sequence ATGGATTCAAATTTAGTTCTTGTAGTAATAACCTCATACTTTGCACTGTTGTTTCTGATATCTTGGTTTACCTCAAGAAACATTTCTAAAGATACTTTTTTCACAGGAGATAGACAATCTCCTTGGTTTTTGGTTGCTTTTGGAATGATTGGAGCATCCTTGTCTGGTGTTACATTCATCTCTGTACCTGGCGAGGTTGGTAACAGTAATTTCAATTATTTCCAAGTGGTAATGGGATATACATTAGGGTATTTTGTGATTGCCAAAGTTTTATTACCTCTTTACTATAGATTGAATTTAGTGTCAATTTATGCGTATTTAGAGAATAGATTTGGATTTTGGTCTTACAAAACTGGGGCTTTTTTCTTTATTCTATCTAGAACATTAGGTTCTTCTATCAGGGTGTTTTTAGTGGCAGGAGTCTTACAATTGATACTTTTTGATCAATGGGGAATCCCATTTTGGGTATCTGTTTTGATTACAGTGTCTTTGATTTGGCTCTACACCCATCGTGGAGGAATCAAAACTGTCGTTTGGACTGATACTCTTCAAACATTTTTCATGCTTGCAGCAGTTCTTGTGAGTATTTATCTTATTGGGCGAGATTTAGGAATTCTCACCATTTCCGAATACATAAACACGGTAGCATCAGATTCTAGATCAGAAATTTTTAACTGGAATTGGCAATCGGGACAAAATTTTTTCAAGCAATTTATTTCTGGAGCTTTTATCACTATTGTCATGACTGGCTTAGACCAAGATATGATGCAAAAAAATCTAACCTGTAAAAACATCGGAGACGCACAGAAAAACATGTTCTGGTTTACCATCATCCTAGTTTTCGTGAATTTACTTTTTCTTTCCCTAGGTGTTCTGCTTTACCTCTATGCTGAAACACATGGTATAGCCATTCCTACAAGGTCTGATGATTTATATCCTCTTTTAGCGACTACAGAATTTACTGCTTTTGCTGGAATCGTTTTTGTCTTAGGTATCACGGCAGCAGCTTACTCTAGCGCCGACTCCACGCTAACCGCATTAACAACTTCGTATTGTTATGATTTTTTAGAAATTGAGAAAAAATACCCTAAGAATGAGCAAGTAAAGCTGAGAAAGAAGGTTCACCTCGTATTTACTGCTGTGATGTTTTTTGTAATCTTGATGTTTCGATGGATAAATGATCAAAGCGTAATAAATGCAGTTTTTGTAATTGCGGGTTATACTTACGGTCCGCTACTTGGATTATACGCATTTGGCTTGTTTACCAAATTTCAGGTAAAAGACAAACTTGTTCCCTATTTGGCAATTGTAGCCCCAATTATTACTTTCCTAATCAGTCAAAATTCAGAAAAAATACTTTGGGGCTATAAATTCGGCTTTGAAGCACTTATCTTAAATGGCCTATTGATGTATCTTGGATTATTTTTGATCAGAAAGAAATAA
- a CDS encoding IS3 family transposase — MAQLCGLFGKSRQGYYKGINNVCKEAFEEDLVLSFVLKIRKKAKTSRWGLRKMYSLIKKDLTLHKIKIGRDKLFDLLRMNGLLVTKRKRRFFTTQSHHWLRKYHNLVENMVVSRPNQLWVSDITYVELNREVMYLYLITDAYSQKIVGWNLSFDLKAESALDALKMAFQSQKYIEPYSLIHHSDRGVQYCSYDYTDLLKKKKVWISMTKPASPHENAIAERVNGILKEEWLDDIAREQGVNAQKYISQIIKIYNDMRPHEGLGSNLTPNQVHDEGFLRHDTERVIGNKYSWKKKTEPVKIRSENSNTIGPNDYSLASCSSAELASASSWYCKLSQTS, encoded by the coding sequence TTGGCTCAACTTTGTGGATTGTTTGGCAAGAGCAGACAAGGTTACTATAAAGGTATCAATAATGTTTGTAAAGAGGCATTTGAGGAAGATTTGGTGCTAAGTTTTGTTCTCAAGATCAGGAAGAAGGCTAAAACATCCAGGTGGGGGTTGAGAAAAATGTATTCTTTGATAAAGAAAGATTTAACCCTACATAAAATCAAGATAGGCAGAGATAAACTGTTTGATCTGCTTCGTATGAACGGATTATTAGTTACTAAGAGAAAAAGGAGGTTTTTCACTACCCAGAGCCATCATTGGCTAAGGAAGTACCATAATCTTGTTGAAAATATGGTTGTCTCAAGACCCAACCAGTTATGGGTCTCCGATATTACCTATGTCGAGCTTAACAGGGAAGTCATGTATCTGTATCTTATTACAGATGCTTATTCCCAGAAAATAGTGGGCTGGAATCTTTCTTTTGACCTGAAGGCTGAATCGGCGCTTGATGCCCTAAAAATGGCTTTTCAATCTCAGAAATACATTGAACCATACTCCCTGATTCATCACTCAGACCGTGGGGTACAGTACTGCAGTTATGATTACACGGACCTTTTAAAAAAGAAAAAAGTCTGGATCAGTATGACGAAGCCTGCCTCCCCACATGAAAATGCCATAGCAGAAAGAGTAAACGGTATTCTTAAAGAAGAGTGGTTGGATGATATTGCTAGAGAACAAGGTGTCAATGCACAAAAATATATAAGTCAGATCATCAAAATCTATAATGATATGAGACCGCACGAAGGACTGGGGAGTAATCTTACGCCAAACCAAGTACATGACGAAGGTTTTCTAAGGCATGATACCGAACGCGTTATTGGGAATAAGTACAGCTGGAAAAAGAAGACCGAACCTGTTAAGATCCGGTCTGAAAATAGCAACACTATCGGACCAAACGACTATTCCTTGGCAAGTTGCTCCTCAGCAGAGCTTGCCTCCGCTTCATCGTGGTATTGTAAGTTATCCCAAACTTCTTAG
- the recR gene encoding recombination mediator RecR: MNFPSKLIEDAVNEISRLPGIGKKTALRLALHLLKQNESVTTSLSQSITKLRTEIKYCQICHNISDADTCSICMSQRRNRKIICVVEEIPDVLAIENTSQYDGLYHVLGGVISPIQGVGPDELKIDSLFSRITISDQDNHVEEVILALPATMEGDTTSFYITRKLKEYGVKVSTIARGIPVGGELEYTDEVTLGRSILTRVNYSAD; this comes from the coding sequence GTGAATTTCCCTTCAAAATTGATAGAAGATGCTGTAAATGAAATCAGCCGCCTCCCTGGAATAGGCAAAAAAACAGCATTAAGGCTCGCTTTACACCTTCTCAAGCAGAACGAATCTGTAACAACATCACTTTCTCAATCGATCACAAAATTGAGAACTGAGATCAAATATTGTCAAATCTGCCATAATATTTCTGATGCAGATACATGCAGTATTTGTATGAGCCAGAGAAGAAATCGTAAAATTATCTGTGTAGTTGAAGAAATACCTGATGTATTGGCTATTGAAAACACCTCACAATATGATGGTCTCTATCATGTGCTAGGTGGAGTAATCTCCCCGATACAAGGCGTTGGTCCTGACGAATTAAAAATTGACTCTTTGTTCAGTCGAATAACTATTTCAGATCAAGATAATCATGTTGAAGAAGTAATATTAGCACTTCCTGCTACGATGGAAGGTGATACAACTTCTTTTTATATTACTCGAAAGCTCAAAGAGTATGGCGTAAAAGTAAGTACAATTGCGCGAGGAATTCCTGTAGGAGGAGAGTTAGAATATACTGACGAAGTTACCTTGGGTCGAAGTATTTTGACAAGAGTGAATTATTCTGCTGATTGA
- a CDS encoding pyridoxamine 5'-phosphate oxidase family protein, whose translation MLFHEQESLSEIFHSVRHELHRGALDHKHPFRYIALATQTEEDLDLRYVVLREVDDDLNFYIFSDSRTRKVFHANTNPKVAVLLYHPNKKIQIRVKGQATVHQRDDLSTKMWTRVQGDGKKAYNPRVAPGSRIAHPEEAHQWPETMDDENFTVIKISPNHIDALQLNAQEHLRVEFSKNNDDWEMNWIAP comes from the coding sequence ATGTTATTTCACGAACAAGAATCTTTATCAGAAATCTTCCATTCTGTTAGACATGAACTTCACCGAGGTGCACTTGATCACAAGCACCCATTTCGCTATATCGCACTAGCCACACAAACTGAGGAAGATCTAGACCTGCGCTATGTAGTCTTGAGGGAAGTAGATGATGATTTGAATTTTTATATATTCAGTGATTCTAGAACACGCAAAGTCTTCCACGCCAATACAAATCCCAAAGTGGCTGTCCTCTTATATCATCCAAATAAGAAAATACAAATCCGAGTTAAAGGTCAAGCTACAGTTCATCAAAGAGATGATCTGAGCACCAAAATGTGGACACGTGTTCAAGGAGATGGTAAGAAAGCTTACAATCCAAGGGTGGCGCCTGGTAGCAGAATTGCCCACCCAGAAGAGGCACATCAATGGCCAGAAACAATGGATGATGAAAACTTTACAGTAATCAAAATCTCACCCAACCATATAGATGCTCTACAACTTAATGCACAAGAGCATCTAAGAGTAGAGTTTTCCAAAAACAATGACGATTGGGAAATGAATTGGATTGCGCCTTAA
- a CDS encoding IS1182 family transposase: MQKQDSNIVFKDYDHNQLMLLPHNLGDLLPSEHPVRVVSTVVDKINIQPIFSQYSNMGASSYHPRMLLKVLIYGYLENCYSSRKLEKAVRENIGFMWLSGMQRPDHNTINRFRGEKLREVIREIFSQVVLMLYDEGLLDIKDVYTDGTKIEANANRYTFVWGKAVKKSRERIAKQLQELWDYAADTAKEELGQPEEKFENPSPQKVLETVEKINTALQGKEVDPKVRQKLRYAEKNWPGKLAEYEQKEKTLLERNSYSKTDEDATFMRMKEDHMKNGQLKPGYNLQLSTHGHFVVNYTLHQKPNDTTTLIPHIDAYRQMYGAYPETLTADAGYGSEENYAALEQNGTSAYVKYNYFHKELREENKKNREYRLLENLYYDSQKDRCICPMGQPMERNGTRTRTTATGYKQEYARYTASKCVGCPLAASCRPGKGNKTIEVNRALERYKSEAKQKLTSPEGIQKRKQRATDVEPVFGHLKQNKGMKRYVLRGLEKVEIETGLHAIAHNLSRKAAKAA; encoded by the coding sequence GTGCAAAAACAAGACTCAAATATAGTCTTTAAAGACTATGATCACAACCAGTTGATGCTCCTTCCCCACAATTTGGGTGACCTTCTTCCATCAGAGCATCCCGTCCGTGTAGTCAGCACGGTCGTAGACAAGATAAACATCCAGCCGATCTTTTCGCAGTACAGCAATATGGGAGCGAGCAGTTACCATCCCCGTATGCTGTTGAAGGTACTAATATACGGTTATCTGGAAAACTGCTATTCCTCCCGTAAGCTTGAGAAAGCTGTCCGTGAAAATATCGGTTTCATGTGGCTCTCGGGCATGCAGCGACCCGACCATAATACCATCAATCGTTTCCGGGGGGAAAAGCTCCGTGAAGTGATCCGGGAGATTTTTTCACAGGTAGTGCTCATGCTTTACGACGAAGGGCTTCTGGACATAAAAGACGTTTATACAGACGGGACTAAAATAGAGGCCAACGCCAACAGGTACACCTTTGTCTGGGGAAAGGCTGTCAAGAAGAGCAGGGAGAGGATTGCAAAGCAGCTTCAGGAGCTCTGGGATTACGCTGCCGATACGGCAAAGGAAGAACTCGGACAGCCCGAAGAGAAGTTTGAGAATCCCAGTCCCCAAAAAGTACTTGAAACCGTTGAGAAGATCAACACGGCACTACAGGGCAAAGAAGTTGATCCCAAAGTGAGACAGAAGCTCAGGTATGCAGAGAAAAACTGGCCAGGAAAGCTTGCCGAATATGAACAGAAGGAGAAGACCTTACTGGAACGCAACAGCTATTCAAAAACCGATGAAGATGCCACTTTCATGCGGATGAAGGAAGATCACATGAAAAACGGGCAGCTTAAACCCGGCTATAACCTCCAGCTCAGTACCCACGGACACTTTGTGGTCAACTATACCCTGCACCAAAAACCCAACGATACCACCACACTTATCCCGCATATCGATGCCTACCGGCAGATGTACGGAGCTTATCCCGAAACGCTGACTGCCGATGCGGGGTACGGAAGCGAGGAAAACTATGCTGCCCTCGAGCAGAACGGTACATCAGCGTATGTAAAGTATAATTACTTCCATAAGGAACTCAGAGAAGAAAACAAGAAAAACAGGGAATACAGACTACTTGAAAACCTGTATTACGACAGCCAAAAGGACAGGTGTATCTGCCCGATGGGACAGCCAATGGAAAGGAACGGTACCAGAACCAGGACAACAGCGACAGGATACAAACAAGAATACGCAAGATATACAGCATCAAAATGTGTGGGATGTCCTTTGGCTGCTTCCTGCAGGCCGGGAAAGGGAAACAAAACCATTGAAGTCAACAGGGCATTGGAACGGTATAAATCAGAAGCAAAACAAAAGCTGACCTCTCCCGAGGGAATCCAAAAAAGAAAGCAGCGGGCCACAGACGTCGAACCTGTATTCGGACACCTTAAGCAAAACAAGGGGATGAAGAGGTATGTGCTCAGGGGACTGGAAAAGGTGGAAATTGAAACAGGTCTTCATGCAATCGCCCACAACCTTTCCAGAAAGGCAGCAAAAGCAGCATAA
- a CDS encoding CPXCG motif-containing cysteine-rich protein produces the protein MIEHFFYCPYCSEEISMLLDPSIVRQQYIEDCEVCCNPIELRFEVEESGLIYFEADSIEQ, from the coding sequence ATGATCGAACACTTTTTTTATTGCCCTTACTGCTCTGAGGAAATTTCTATGCTCCTAGACCCCTCCATAGTAAGACAGCAATACATAGAGGATTGTGAAGTTTGTTGTAACCCAATAGAATTGCGTTTTGAGGTTGAAGAAAGTGGATTGATCTATTTTGAAGCCGATTCAATTGAACAATAA
- a CDS encoding ATP-binding protein — protein sequence MKYPRAILSLFQKKLRPNKVVLLIGPRRVGKTVFIKNYLKTLPEGDCLVLNGDDVLDIGLLSERSVANYKRLLEGKSYLIIDEAQHIPDIGMILKLIVDSIDGIKVIASGSSAFDLYHQVGEPLVGRKSTLYLYPLAQMEISKLEDFRTTIINREERLIFGSYPELDQYPNWKDKEEYLKEVMNDYLLKDILIYDNLRNSAKLFSLLKLIAFQIGKEVSLEELGKQLGMSKNTVERYLDLLSKVFVVYKVGGYSKNLRKEISKSSRWYFYDNGIRNAIIQNFNRLDMRMDVGDLWENYLAMERLKYQSYHQINCNNYFWRTYDQQELDWVEEEGDQLRGFEFKYQLNKSIKPPAAWRKAYPEAKFEVIHQDNYLDWIK from the coding sequence ATGAAATACCCAAGAGCAATATTATCTTTATTTCAAAAAAAACTACGTCCCAACAAGGTTGTTTTGCTTATTGGACCTAGAAGGGTAGGAAAAACTGTGTTTATTAAGAACTATTTGAAAACCTTACCGGAGGGCGATTGCTTAGTTTTAAATGGGGATGATGTTTTAGATATAGGTTTGCTGAGTGAAAGATCGGTTGCTAATTATAAAAGGTTGTTGGAAGGAAAATCGTATTTAATCATCGATGAAGCGCAACATATTCCTGACATCGGCATGATTCTAAAATTGATTGTGGATAGTATTGATGGGATAAAAGTCATCGCTTCGGGTTCTTCTGCTTTTGACCTTTATCACCAAGTAGGAGAACCTCTCGTTGGTCGAAAAAGTACACTTTATCTTTATCCATTAGCTCAAATGGAAATTAGTAAACTTGAAGATTTTCGAACAACAATCATCAACAGAGAAGAAAGGCTAATCTTTGGGAGTTATCCAGAGCTTGATCAATATCCGAATTGGAAAGACAAGGAAGAATATTTAAAGGAAGTCATGAATGATTATTTACTGAAGGATATTTTGATTTATGATAACTTACGAAATTCAGCTAAGCTCTTTTCCCTTTTGAAGTTGATTGCATTTCAAATTGGCAAGGAAGTTTCGCTGGAGGAATTAGGCAAGCAATTGGGAATGTCCAAGAATACAGTGGAGCGATATTTGGATCTCCTGTCAAAAGTATTTGTAGTGTACAAAGTTGGAGGTTATAGTAAAAACTTGCGGAAAGAAATTTCCAAAAGTAGTCGATGGTATTTTTATGATAACGGGATCCGAAATGCCATTATTCAGAATTTCAATAGATTGGATATGCGTATGGATGTTGGCGACTTGTGGGAGAATTATCTAGCTATGGAAAGACTCAAATATCAGAGTTACCATCAGATCAATTGTAATAATTACTTTTGGAGAACTTATGATCAGCAAGAATTGGACTGGGTTGAAGAAGAAGGTGATCAGCTGAGAGGTTTTGAATTCAAGTATCAACTTAATAAAAGTATCAAGCCGCCAGCAGCATGGAGAAAGGCCTATCCTGAAGCGAAGTTTGAAGTGATCCATCAGGACAATTATCTAGATTGGATAAAGTAA
- a CDS encoding GIY-YIG nuclease family protein, with translation MRQPLCLFSLMYFTYILFSTKTNKYYVGSTDDLESRLRHHNAGSTPSTKSGSPFWEIVYAEQFEDKTLSLKREIEIKRKKSRKYIEWLVQNQSGFGD, from the coding sequence ATGAGACAGCCTCTTTGTTTATTTTCCTTGATGTATTTTACCTACATTCTATTCTCGACTAAGACGAACAAGTACTATGTTGGTTCTACTGATGATTTAGAATCGAGGCTAAGGCATCATAATGCAGGGTCAACTCCATCTACTAAATCAGGTTCGCCGTTTTGGGAAATTGTATATGCAGAACAATTTGAAGACAAGACTTTATCACTTAAACGAGAAATTGAAATAAAGAGGAAAAAGTCAAGAAAGTATATTGAATGGCTTGTTCAAAACCAATCAGGTTTCGGTGATTAA
- the argJ gene encoding bifunctional glutamate N-acetyltransferase/amino-acid acetyltransferase ArgJ: MIKNITNVKGIKCWGAHTGVKSMRRDLAIIYSEVPAAAAAVFTQNKVRAEPIEISERNIANNQAQVIVCNAGNANACTGEQGRLGAEAMMKVTAELLNIPEEDVILASTGLIGEPFPTEDVVEGIRNNIHKLSDDAKAGSFVANAILTTDTFAKEGFVEFVHDGKEINMGGIAKGSGMIHPNMATMLNFIVTDLNIDKKLLDKALRYCVDRSFNMITVDGDTSTNDMVAIMANGMAQNKIIAKEDEPEYIIFREKLLELMTHLAKLIVSDGEGASKFIEYKVTKARTEETARKLVRAISDSTLVKTAMFGRDPNWGRIIAACGNAGINFNYKKVNLFIGDSEHLIQVLEKGQPLPIDKNYIKKLLRESQIRIHLEVNNGKEQGIGWGSDLTTDYVLFNSVYTT; the protein is encoded by the coding sequence ATGATCAAGAATATTACAAATGTAAAAGGAATTAAATGCTGGGGTGCACACACAGGTGTGAAATCTATGCGCAGGGACTTGGCAATTATTTACTCTGAAGTACCAGCAGCAGCAGCAGCTGTATTTACGCAAAATAAAGTCCGCGCCGAACCGATTGAGATTAGCGAAAGGAATATAGCAAATAATCAAGCGCAAGTGATCGTATGTAATGCAGGAAATGCAAATGCCTGCACAGGAGAACAAGGTAGATTGGGTGCTGAAGCTATGATGAAAGTCACGGCAGAATTACTGAATATCCCTGAGGAAGATGTGATTCTTGCTTCTACGGGGCTGATTGGTGAGCCATTCCCAACAGAGGATGTGGTAGAAGGCATCAGAAATAACATTCACAAACTAAGCGATGATGCGAAAGCAGGCTCTTTTGTGGCAAATGCTATTTTGACTACTGATACTTTTGCCAAAGAAGGATTTGTAGAATTCGTCCATGATGGCAAAGAAATCAACATGGGAGGAATAGCTAAGGGGTCAGGAATGATTCATCCTAATATGGCAACAATGCTCAATTTTATTGTGACTGATCTTAATATTGACAAAAAACTTTTAGATAAAGCACTAAGATATTGTGTAGATCGCTCTTTCAATATGATTACCGTAGATGGCGATACTTCCACAAATGATATGGTTGCTATTATGGCTAACGGAATGGCTCAAAATAAAATAATAGCTAAAGAAGACGAACCTGAGTATATTATTTTTAGAGAAAAATTACTTGAGCTAATGACCCATCTAGCAAAACTAATTGTGTCTGATGGTGAAGGAGCTTCGAAGTTTATAGAGTATAAAGTTACCAAAGCTAGAACAGAAGAAACGGCAAGGAAGCTTGTCAGAGCGATTTCTGATTCCACATTGGTCAAGACTGCGATGTTTGGTCGTGATCCCAATTGGGGAAGAATTATTGCTGCTTGTGGCAATGCAGGTATCAACTTCAATTACAAAAAAGTGAATCTATTTATCGGAGATTCTGAACATTTGATTCAAGTTTTGGAAAAGGGGCAACCGCTTCCCATAGATAAAAATTATATCAAAAAACTCCTTAGAGAATCTCAAATCAGGATTCATTTGGAAGTCAACAATGGGAAAGAACAAGGTATAGGATGGGGTTCAGACCTTACCACAGATTATGTGCTATTTAATTCTGTATATACCACTTAA